The following proteins are encoded in a genomic region of Paenibacillus sp. FSL R7-0273:
- a CDS encoding DUF3939 domain-containing protein, which translates to MIVQQLLIKREVKAVGNNRRKGNVSSASLRLTAAVLLLCVMAGCMYPKEQQQPGNGSRESVRRVQAAVDDYRQQEGLLPILNSTADTPRYEKFVIDLEKLNRQGYLDEIPSASFEQGGNFYFLLLDEETLPVVKLMDLVTVQLVNDVQRQVNRYKSAHGGRLPAGEELYPGLYAVEDKAAGISAITLSSVYSGQPLEFMMDDSGNVFVDYASDIMTAVRNSGSTPGADADLRTMLEDVSYYVPVKSLPYLWLSGEPVPQPEDHP; encoded by the coding sequence TTGATAGTACAGCAACTGTTGATTAAACGGGAGGTGAAGGCAGTCGGTAACAACAGACGGAAGGGGAATGTCTCATCGGCCAGTCTGCGGCTGACGGCGGCAGTATTGCTGCTATGTGTCATGGCAGGCTGTATGTATCCAAAGGAACAGCAGCAGCCGGGAAACGGCAGCAGAGAGAGCGTCAGACGGGTACAGGCTGCTGTTGATGATTACCGGCAGCAGGAAGGGTTATTGCCCATTCTGAACAGTACAGCGGATACTCCGCGTTATGAGAAGTTTGTGATTGACCTGGAGAAGCTCAATCGTCAGGGGTATCTGGATGAAATTCCGTCCGCTTCATTTGAGCAGGGTGGGAATTTCTATTTCCTTCTGCTGGATGAAGAAACATTGCCTGTAGTGAAGCTGATGGATCTGGTCACAGTGCAGCTGGTAAATGATGTCCAGCGGCAGGTGAACCGCTATAAGTCTGCTCACGGGGGCCGCCTCCCGGCAGGAGAAGAGCTGTACCCCGGGCTATATGCTGTTGAAGACAAGGCGGCGGGGATCTCTGCTATCACACTCAGCAGTGTCTATTCCGGTCAGCCGCTTGAGTTCATGATGGACGATAGCGGCAATGTATTTGTAGATTATGCGTCTGATATTATGACTGCTGTGCGGAATAGCGGCTCCACCCCCGGAGCAGACGCGGATTTACGGACAATGCTTGAGGACGTCTCCTATTATGTGCCTGTCAAATCCCTGCCTTATCTGTGGCTCAGCGGCGAACCTGTTCCGCAGCCTGAGGATCATCCATAA
- a CDS encoding 2Fe-2S iron-sulfur cluster-binding protein, whose product MKPQKGITVTFQPGGRQAAVKQGTTILEAARKAGVVLPTRCGGKAACMMCKVTVGAEEAGAVRPPEDIERRKLGSLLEQGIRLACQTAVWADLSVTVPEDPLKAAVRRRLEAARRGGMDELW is encoded by the coding sequence ATGAAACCGCAAAAAGGAATTACCGTTACTTTTCAGCCGGGCGGCCGCCAGGCTGCAGTTAAGCAAGGCACAACCATACTGGAGGCTGCCCGCAAAGCCGGCGTAGTCCTGCCGACCCGCTGCGGCGGTAAAGCCGCCTGCATGATGTGCAAAGTGACCGTCGGAGCAGAGGAGGCCGGAGCTGTCCGCCCGCCTGAGGACATTGAGCGCCGCAAGCTCGGCAGCCTGCTGGAGCAGGGCATACGTCTGGCTTGCCAGACCGCGGTATGGGCTGATCTGAGTGTCACTGTACCGGAAGATCCGCTCAAGGCTGCCGTAAGGCGCAGGCTCGAAGCTGCACGGCGCGGCGGAATGGACGAGCTGTGGTAG
- a CDS encoding DUF2768 family protein, translated as MDPMTKMWLSLIAILIMGVSVFLITFARSRTKGLLRAVLSVIAFVVMLVGLLSGAASIM; from the coding sequence ATGGATCCGATGACGAAGATGTGGTTATCACTAATTGCGATACTGATTATGGGAGTATCCGTATTTCTGATCACGTTTGCGCGCAGCAGAACTAAGGGGCTGCTCAGAGCCGTGTTATCCGTCATCGCGTTTGTCGTAATGCTGGTCGGTCTGCTCAGCGGAGCGGCTTCAATAATGTAA
- a CDS encoding stage VI sporulation protein F — protein MNRDFSKDALNAINKKTGKNITPGAVKKLASTVKPGTTQNEAQLRQLIKQVSAMAKVPVTEATVQEIVNTVKKGGTGSGTMESLMKMLMKK, from the coding sequence GTGAACAGAGATTTTTCCAAGGATGCCCTGAATGCTATCAACAAAAAAACGGGCAAGAATATCACACCGGGTGCTGTTAAGAAGCTCGCAAGCACGGTGAAGCCGGGAACCACACAGAATGAGGCCCAGCTCCGCCAGCTGATCAAGCAGGTATCCGCAATGGCCAAAGTGCCGGTTACTGAGGCTACCGTGCAGGAAATCGTGAATACGGTCAAAAAAGGCGGCACAGGTTCCGGCACAATGGAGTCTTTAATGAAAATGCTTATGAAAAAATAG
- a CDS encoding NAD(P)H-dependent glycerol-3-phosphate dehydrogenase, protein MSDKVTVLVAGSWGTALASVLAANHKEVYLWTRRPEQAAEINEHHTNEHFLPGIRLPENIIATTDMEQAAAGSKAVVIVSPSSGMRQVARSLKPYWKDDMLCIHATKGFETETMKRMSTVISEELGCKEGEIVVLSGPSHAEEVVRLCPTTVVVASADEARAVTAQGLFINNDFRVYTNRDQLGVELAGALKNIIALGAGLSDGLGFGDNAKAALLTRGLAEISRVGVELGANPLTFSGLAGLGDLVVTATSRHSRNWRAGSMLGQGKPLAEVLESMGMVVEGIRTTEAAYAISVKLGVQMPITDQIYHVLFKGRTPRNAVEALMGRDRKTEMEAISQETWEQWHS, encoded by the coding sequence TTGTCTGATAAAGTAACTGTGCTGGTTGCAGGCAGCTGGGGAACTGCACTGGCATCTGTGCTGGCGGCTAATCACAAGGAAGTTTATCTTTGGACACGCAGGCCCGAACAAGCTGCCGAGATCAATGAACACCACACGAATGAACACTTTTTGCCGGGCATCCGCCTGCCTGAGAATATCATTGCCACAACGGATATGGAACAGGCAGCCGCCGGCTCCAAGGCGGTAGTCATTGTTTCGCCTTCCTCCGGTATGCGCCAGGTAGCGCGCAGCCTGAAGCCTTACTGGAAGGATGATATGCTCTGCATTCATGCCACCAAAGGCTTCGAGACGGAAACCATGAAACGGATGTCTACGGTTATTTCCGAGGAGCTGGGTTGCAAGGAGGGAGAGATCGTTGTCCTCTCCGGGCCGAGCCATGCTGAGGAGGTCGTCCGCCTCTGTCCGACAACCGTGGTTGTTGCTTCTGCAGATGAAGCACGTGCGGTCACTGCACAGGGACTGTTCATCAATAACGATTTCCGCGTGTATACCAACCGCGATCAGCTCGGTGTTGAGCTGGCAGGAGCGCTCAAGAATATCATCGCTCTTGGTGCAGGCCTTTCCGATGGTCTGGGCTTCGGTGATAATGCCAAGGCAGCACTTCTCACCCGCGGGCTTGCCGAGATTTCCCGTGTCGGAGTCGAGCTAGGAGCGAATCCGCTGACCTTCTCCGGGCTTGCCGGACTCGGTGACCTTGTGGTAACCGCAACCAGCCGTCATAGCCGTAACTGGCGTGCAGGCTCGATGCTGGGACAGGGCAAGCCGCTTGCTGAGGTGCTGGAATCGATGGGCATGGTTGTTGAAGGAATCCGGACGACAGAGGCGGCCTATGCCATTTCGGTGAAATTGGGCGTACAGATGCCGATAACGGATCAGATTTACCATGTGCTGTTTAAGGGCAGAACACCGCGCAATGCGGTGGAAGCCTTGATGGGCCGTGACCGCAAAACGGAGATGGAAGCTATTTCGCAGGAAACCTGGGAGCAGTGGCATTCCTGA
- the plsY gene encoding glycerol-3-phosphate 1-O-acyltransferase PlsY produces the protein MAFELLVIVVSYLLGSVSFSVLLARLLKGIDIRQYGSGNAGATNTLRVLGKGPAILVLVLDVMKGIGAVWLGTWAGGWGSWIAVGCGIAAIIGHNWPVYFHFRGGKGVATAIGVMATLFFWPALAAGVLAILAIVITRYVSLGSLIFVALTPVFLLFADYTTPELWGSLIIAVFAFWRHRSNIVKLSQGKENKIGSKAKEGNRVV, from the coding sequence GTGGCGTTTGAACTTCTGGTTATCGTTGTAAGCTATTTGCTTGGCTCTGTCAGCTTCAGTGTTCTGCTTGCCCGGCTGCTTAAGGGGATTGATATCCGCCAGTACGGAAGCGGCAATGCAGGTGCAACCAATACACTGAGGGTGCTGGGAAAAGGACCGGCTATACTCGTACTTGTTCTGGACGTAATGAAGGGAATTGGTGCGGTCTGGCTTGGAACATGGGCCGGCGGCTGGGGAAGCTGGATTGCGGTCGGCTGCGGGATTGCAGCCATTATCGGACATAACTGGCCGGTATATTTCCACTTCCGCGGGGGCAAGGGGGTTGCTACGGCAATCGGCGTCATGGCGACACTGTTCTTCTGGCCTGCGCTGGCTGCAGGCGTCCTGGCTATTCTGGCTATTGTCATTACCCGTTATGTATCGCTTGGTTCCCTGATTTTTGTAGCGCTGACTCCGGTATTTCTGCTGTTTGCCGATTATACAACCCCCGAGCTGTGGGGCAGTCTAATCATCGCAGTCTTTGCCTTCTGGCGGCACCGCAGCAATATCGTCAAGCTCTCACAGGGAAAAGAGAACAAAATCGGCTCCAAAGCCAAGGAGGGGAATCGTGTTGTCTGA
- the der gene encoding ribosome biogenesis GTPase Der produces the protein MARPVVAIVGRPNVGKSTIFNRLIGDKLAIVEDKPGITRDRIYGISDWNGKSFSVIDTGGIEVDGEDFILKSIRVQAELAIEEADVIIFMCEAKSGLTNADEEVAQILFRSGKPIVLAINKVDNMKRADDIYEFYGLGIGDPIGISGSHGTGVGDLLDAVVEKLPDKTDEEYDDDVIRVALIGRPNVGKSSLVNAILGEERVIVSDVAGTTRDAIDTPFERDGQKYVLIDTAGMRKRGKVYESTEKYSVMRAMRAIERADVVLVVINGQEGIIDQDKHIAGYAHDAGKASIFVVNKWDVVEKDDKTMQHFENTIRDHFLFMSYAPVVFLSALTKQRLQKLLPVVQHVAQQHALRITTHLVNDVVSDAVAINPPPTDKGRRLRINYVTQVAVKPPTIVVFVNDPSLMHFSYERYLENKIRAAFNFEGTPIRLFTRRKSDNES, from the coding sequence ATGGCAAGACCCGTTGTGGCCATTGTAGGCAGGCCTAACGTCGGCAAATCGACGATATTTAACAGGCTGATTGGTGATAAGCTGGCCATTGTAGAAGATAAACCGGGTATTACCCGTGACCGGATTTATGGAATTTCCGATTGGAACGGCAAATCCTTCAGTGTTATTGATACCGGGGGGATTGAGGTAGACGGTGAGGATTTCATCCTGAAGTCCATCCGCGTCCAGGCCGAGCTGGCTATTGAGGAAGCGGATGTAATCATCTTTATGTGTGAGGCCAAGAGCGGACTGACAAATGCCGATGAAGAGGTAGCACAGATTCTGTTCCGGTCAGGCAAGCCGATTGTTCTGGCCATTAATAAAGTGGACAATATGAAGCGTGCAGATGATATCTATGAATTCTACGGGCTCGGCATCGGCGATCCGATTGGTATTTCCGGCAGCCATGGTACAGGTGTCGGCGATCTGCTGGATGCGGTTGTTGAGAAGCTGCCGGATAAGACTGATGAAGAATACGATGATGATGTAATCCGCGTTGCGCTGATCGGACGGCCTAACGTAGGCAAGTCCTCGCTGGTCAACGCCATTCTTGGCGAAGAGCGCGTTATTGTCAGTGATGTAGCCGGAACTACACGCGATGCAATTGATACGCCGTTTGAACGGGATGGCCAGAAATATGTCCTGATCGATACTGCGGGTATGCGCAAGCGCGGAAAGGTCTATGAAAGCACAGAGAAATACAGCGTGATGCGCGCCATGCGCGCTATAGAACGGGCGGATGTGGTACTGGTTGTCATCAACGGCCAGGAAGGCATCATCGATCAGGATAAGCACATTGCCGGTTATGCGCATGATGCGGGCAAGGCTTCTATCTTTGTCGTGAACAAGTGGGATGTCGTGGAAAAGGACGACAAGACCATGCAGCACTTTGAAAATACAATCCGTGATCACTTCCTGTTCATGAGCTATGCTCCGGTTGTGTTCCTGTCTGCATTAACGAAGCAGCGCCTGCAGAAGCTGCTGCCGGTCGTGCAGCATGTTGCACAGCAGCACGCTCTGCGGATTACCACCCATCTGGTTAACGATGTGGTATCTGATGCCGTTGCGATTAACCCGCCGCCAACAGATAAAGGACGCCGCCTGCGCATCAACTACGTAACCCAGGTTGCCGTGAAGCCGCCGACGATTGTGGTGTTTGTAAATGATCCGTCGCTGATGCACTTCTCCTATGAACGTTATCTGGAGAACAAAATCCGCGCGGCATTCAATTTCGAAGGCACACCGATCCGTCTCTTTACACGGCGTAAATCTGATAACGAAAGTTAG
- the rpsA gene encoding 30S ribosomal protein S1, which translates to MSEEIKNQEAAANVENNEAVEATEAVETAAPAASNEEEVTSQEGLEIISVKKGDTVKGTIVKIEDNQAYVSIGYKYDGVIPIRELSSVQLDNAAAAVEVGQEVECKVVSVNDNKESLVLSKRAIDSEKSWEDLEKYFASQEVIEVTVADVVKGGLVADVGARGFIPASMVERHFVEDFSDYKGRTLRVKVKELDRENSKVILSAKEVLEEEFEANKQKIMSELTEGQVIEGTVQRLTQFGAFVDVGGVDGLVHVSEIAWNHVEKPSDVVSEGDKVTVKVLKVDPEKGKISLSIKAAAPGPWDSAAGKINIGDVVTGEVKRLVNFGAFVELLPGVEGLVHISQISHKHIGTPHEVLKEGQEVQVKVLDFNPSEKRVSLSIKETEEAPAPTAKPERRERQDRAPKEVLNNPNVSLSNEGLSFTLAERFGDKLDKFKGNN; encoded by the coding sequence ATGTCTGAAGAAATTAAAAATCAGGAAGCTGCAGCTAATGTTGAGAACAACGAAGCTGTGGAAGCAACAGAAGCTGTGGAAACCGCTGCACCTGCTGCTAGCAACGAAGAAGAAGTGACTAGCCAAGAAGGTTTGGAAATCATTTCTGTGAAAAAAGGCGATACCGTGAAAGGAACAATCGTCAAAATCGAAGATAACCAAGCTTATGTAAGCATTGGATATAAATACGACGGTGTGATTCCGATTCGCGAACTTTCTTCCGTACAGCTTGACAACGCTGCAGCAGCAGTTGAAGTAGGACAAGAAGTGGAATGCAAAGTAGTAAGCGTCAACGACAACAAGGAAAGCCTTGTGCTCTCCAAACGTGCCATTGACAGCGAAAAATCATGGGAAGATCTGGAGAAGTATTTTGCTTCCCAGGAAGTGATCGAAGTTACAGTCGCTGATGTTGTTAAAGGCGGTCTTGTAGCTGATGTCGGCGCGCGCGGATTTATTCCGGCTTCCATGGTTGAGCGTCACTTCGTAGAAGATTTCAGCGACTACAAAGGCCGCACACTCCGCGTTAAAGTAAAAGAACTGGACCGCGAGAACAGCAAGGTTATTCTTTCCGCCAAAGAAGTGCTGGAAGAAGAATTCGAAGCTAACAAGCAGAAAATCATGTCCGAGCTGACTGAAGGACAGGTTATCGAAGGTACAGTACAACGTCTGACCCAGTTCGGCGCATTTGTTGATGTAGGCGGCGTTGACGGTCTGGTTCACGTATCCGAGATCGCCTGGAACCACGTTGAGAAACCATCCGACGTTGTATCCGAAGGCGACAAGGTAACGGTTAAAGTACTTAAAGTAGATCCTGAAAAGGGCAAAATCAGCCTCAGCATCAAAGCTGCTGCTCCAGGTCCTTGGGATTCTGCTGCCGGCAAGATCAACATCGGCGATGTAGTAACAGGCGAAGTTAAACGCCTTGTAAACTTCGGTGCATTTGTTGAGCTGCTGCCAGGCGTTGAAGGCCTTGTGCACATCTCCCAGATTTCCCACAAGCACATCGGCACTCCGCACGAAGTGCTTAAGGAAGGACAAGAGGTACAGGTTAAGGTTCTGGACTTCAATCCATCCGAGAAGCGCGTTAGCCTCAGCATCAAGGAAACCGAAGAAGCTCCGGCTCCTACGGCTAAACCTGAACGCAGAGAGAGACAGGACAGAGCTCCTAAAGAAGTTCTGAACAATCCTAACGTATCCCTTAGCAACGAAGGCCTCAGCTTCACACTGGCTGAGCGTTTCGGTGACAAGCTGGATAAATTCAAGGGCAACAACTAA
- a CDS encoding lysophospholipid acyltransferase family protein — MIYVFCRGLLRLIYAILFPLKIVGRENVPKEGGVLLCANHISLLDPMTIGIKLERQVKYMAKAELFAVPVLGWLIGKLGAFPVKRGGVSKESIKTALNTLRGGHVMGIFPEGTRNSDTGVAKKGAASFALRSGAAVVPAAIVGSYKPFRRMTVIYGQPIDLSAFDGAGSESLEEVTDVIMGRIHEMIQTGRPSAR, encoded by the coding sequence ATGATTTATGTATTTTGCCGTGGATTGCTTCGCTTGATTTATGCCATCTTATTCCCGCTTAAGATTGTAGGGAGAGAAAATGTGCCAAAGGAGGGCGGAGTGCTGCTCTGCGCGAACCACATCAGCCTGCTCGATCCGATGACGATCGGGATTAAGCTGGAACGTCAGGTTAAGTATATGGCTAAAGCTGAGCTGTTTGCAGTCCCGGTGTTGGGCTGGCTTATCGGCAAGCTGGGCGCTTTTCCGGTCAAACGTGGCGGCGTAAGCAAAGAATCCATTAAAACGGCCCTTAATACGCTTCGCGGCGGACATGTTATGGGCATCTTCCCGGAAGGAACACGCAACTCTGATACCGGTGTGGCGAAGAAGGGTGCAGCAAGCTTTGCACTCCGCAGCGGGGCAGCAGTTGTTCCGGCCGCTATCGTCGGGTCCTACAAGCCTTTCCGGCGGATGACTGTCATCTACGGGCAGCCTATTGACCTGAGCGCCTTTGACGGGGCGGGCAGCGAGTCTCTAGAAGAGGTTACCGATGTTATCATGGGACGGATTCATGAGATGATTCAGACCGGCAGGCCCAGCGCCAGATAA
- the cmk gene encoding (d)CMP kinase: MDRQGTHTYDRINVAIDGPAGAGKSTVARLVARKLSYIYVDTGAMYRAITWYMLREGIPPEDETQVNRIVRDMVIELILEEDVQKVLLGGEDVTPHIRSLQVSGQVSQYSKLEGVRDRLSHLQRQMALRKGVVMDGRDIGTTVLPDAEVKIFMTASVEERALRRYKELKDTETVTLEQLEHDIAARDRLDEGREISPLRRAEDAILLDTTFMDINQAVEAIVSHCRSHVDGERNHS, from the coding sequence TTGGACAGGCAGGGGACACATACTTACGACAGAATTAACGTCGCCATCGACGGACCTGCTGGGGCAGGCAAGAGCACTGTTGCCCGATTGGTAGCACGTAAGCTTTCTTACATTTATGTTGATACCGGTGCCATGTACCGTGCTATTACGTGGTATATGCTCCGTGAAGGCATACCACCCGAGGATGAAACTCAAGTGAACCGGATTGTCCGGGACATGGTAATTGAGCTCATTCTGGAGGAAGATGTGCAGAAGGTGCTGCTGGGCGGGGAAGATGTAACCCCGCATATCCGGAGTCTTCAGGTCAGCGGCCAGGTATCGCAATACTCGAAGCTTGAAGGGGTACGCGACAGACTCAGTCATCTGCAGCGTCAGATGGCGCTCCGCAAGGGAGTGGTCATGGACGGGCGTGACATTGGTACGACCGTGCTGCCGGATGCCGAAGTGAAGATTTTCATGACGGCAAGCGTGGAGGAACGTGCTCTCCGTCGTTACAAGGAGCTGAAGGATACGGAAACAGTGACTTTAGAACAGCTTGAACACGATATTGCAGCACGCGACCGTCTGGATGAAGGGCGGGAAATTTCGCCGCTGCGCCGTGCAGAGGATGCCATTCTTCTGGACACGACCTTTATGGATATCAATCAAGCCGTGGAAGCCATTGTCTCCCACTGCAGATCTCACGTTGACGGGGAGAGAAATCATTCATGA
- a CDS encoding flagellar brake protein, which yields MYPKINEHLYIQVASSDAAEAENEYRSRIADIEDDALLIEIPMQIGKARLKKLFMGDELSVYFLTEGGIKNYFNTHVIGFKEDVIRMIRIRKPEEEHIFKIQRRSFLRVNAELELAVKDSLGSRILVRTDDVGGGGTSFLSDGKVKFALADKLSCWILLPYRNGSIEHANFEGEIVRMKELDNGRNLVMLKYSEISDAERQKIIRYCFERQFDFRNR from the coding sequence TTGTATCCCAAAATTAATGAGCATCTTTACATACAGGTAGCTTCCAGCGATGCGGCTGAAGCAGAGAATGAATACAGATCCAGAATCGCTGACATTGAGGACGATGCCCTCCTGATTGAAATTCCGATGCAGATCGGCAAGGCACGCCTGAAAAAGCTGTTTATGGGAGATGAGCTCTCCGTATATTTTCTGACCGAGGGCGGTATCAAAAATTATTTCAATACTCATGTCATCGGGTTTAAGGAGGATGTGATCCGGATGATCCGGATCCGTAAGCCTGAAGAGGAGCATATCTTCAAAATCCAGCGCCGCAGCTTCCTGCGTGTAAACGCAGAGCTTGAGCTGGCGGTAAAGGACTCGCTCGGCAGCCGCATACTTGTCCGTACTGACGATGTCGGAGGCGGGGGGACCTCTTTCCTGAGTGACGGTAAGGTCAAATTCGCGCTGGCTGACAAGCTGAGCTGCTGGATACTCCTTCCATACCGCAACGGCAGCATCGAGCATGCGAACTTCGAAGGGGAGATTGTGCGGATGAAGGAGCTGGATAACGGCCGCAATCTGGTTATGCTGAAATATTCGGAAATTTCCGATGCGGAGCGGCAAAAGATTATCCGTTATTGCTTCGAGCGCCAGTTCGATTTCCGTAACCGCTGA